The Acidobacteriota bacterium genome contains the following window.
AGATCAACCATATTCTCGCGTCGCCCAAAGATAACGGACTTATCGAACTGATCGTTCGTCGTCCAAAGGGGAACAAACGCGAGGTTTTGGAGAGTGGGATGCTTAATGTCGAAACTGGCCTCGTCGGCGACAATTGGCTGACTCGCGGCAGTTCGCGGACAGGTAACGGGCTCGGGCATCCTGAGATGCAGCTCAATTTGATGAATTATCGCTTTGCCGAGCTGATCGCTGGTGATCGGCATCGAGTTCCGCTAGCTGGGGATCAGTTCTTTGTCGATCTGGATCTGAGCGGTGAGAATTTGCCGGTCGGCACGCGACTTTTGATCGGCGAAGCTCTGATCGAGGTGACGTCGGTGCCGCATCTCGGCTGTAAAAAATTTGTTGAGCGTTTTGGCATGGACGCTATGAAATATGCGAATTCCGAATTCGGCCGGAAACATAACCTCCGCGGAATCAATGCAAAGGTGGTCAGCGGGGGCCGTGTCGCTGCTGGCGGTACTATTCAGATCGTGAGGTAGGGAATGTTTAGGTCAATAAGTTTTATCTCGTTTCTCGTTTTGGCGGCTTTTCCAGGACTCGTATTTTCACAGGAGGCCGCAGCCACGGCGCCGAAAAGTAACTACGAACGCGTGCTGGAAACACCGGGAAGTGTGGTGCTTGCGAAAAAATACCCGGTCGGTAATCCTAAGTTTGGCCTCTCTGTGACGGTTTCTTATCGGATCGATGCGCAAGCGGATCGCTTCTACACGCTTGACGGCGGAACCACATTTTCGATAGATATGCACAATCTGCCGAAACTGATCAACGATCTTGAGATCTTTAACGTCCAGATGAAAGCCGCCGACGGTAAAGATGGCGAGAATGTCTTCTTCCGCTATTCAGATAAGTTTTGGGTGAGTTTCTATTCGTTCGCCGATGAAAAGGGCAAGCAGCAACCGCAGACGCTGTATTTTAACCCCGGCCGTTTTGAAAGCTCAGGCAAAGGAACCGAAAAAGTCCTTAGCGAATACATCGAAGCTCTGAAAGCAGGACTCGCTAAAATGCAGGATCTGCAAAAAGCTAAAAATTAAGAATTAATAGAAGATGAAACGATGAAATTTGTAGTGAAAATTACGCTTCTCGCGGCATGCCTCGTATTTATCGGAGCGTCGTCGGCCGTTTCGGCTCAGAACATGGCGGGAACGGTGGTGACCAAGGAGATCAAGTTTGCGAAGGGCAAACACGAGGCTATCGTCTCCGGCACCGCCAAATACGGCATGAGCTATGTTTACAAGCTCGGTGCAAATGCGGGCCAGACGATCGAAATCGAACTGGTCGGCAAAAGCTCAGAGCTGATCTTCTCTCTCATGGCCCCGCCGCCGGACGAAGACACGATCGCAACTATGGTTAAAACCTACAACGGCGACCTGCCAATGAACGGCAAATACATGATCGTCGTTGTGATGAACGACGAAAAATCCGTCGGTGTGCCGTTTACGTTGAAGGTGAAGATAAAATAGGATCGGTGATCGTATGAGTAATATAGAAATTCTTGAACAAGCGCTGAAGCTGAGGCCGGATGAAAGATACAAAGTGGTTGAAGGTTTGTTAAACAGCCTAGATGTTCCGGACAGCGATCTCGACGAGATATGGGCTGATGAAGCCGAACATAGACTGAAGGCATATCGAGAAGGCCGGTTAGGGAGCGTATCGATGGAAGAGATCTTCGGTTCTGACGTATGAAGGTTCGGTTTTCAACTTTAGCTCAACAAGAACTGGACGATGCCGTTTTGTATCTTGGACTTGAGTTCGAGGGACTTGGCGAAAGGTTCAAGTCTGAGGTTAAAGCGGCGGTGTTGAGGATCGCTCGATATCCGCAAGCTTGGTCCGTCGAAAGAGGTGAAGTTAGAAAGTGTCTCCTGCACAAGTTTCCTTATAAATTACTCTATTCGATCGAATCCGATCATATTTTTATTTTAGCTATCGCGCACCAGCACCGGCGACCCGATTATTGGATCGACAGGCTTGCTTAGCGGACTGCAATTGAAGATCGCCACCTGGAATATTAACTCGATAGGTTCGCGCATCCAGCATGTAATTGACTGGTGCGAGGCGAATCAGCCTGATGTTCTTTGTTTGCAGGAGACGAAATGTGTTGACGAGAAGTTCCCACTTCAGCGGTTTAAGCAGATCGGGTTTGAGCATATTGCGGTTCATGGCGAGAAGGCTTATAACGGTGTTGCGATCGTGTCGAAGCTGCCGCTCGATGATGTGCAGAAAAACTTTGTGGACAACGACGCGAGTGAGTCAAAACGTCTCATCGCAGCAACGATCGATGGCATTCGGGTTGTGAATGCTTATGTTCCGCATGGAACTAAGTTCGGGAGCGATAAATTTGTTTACAAACTCGATTGGATAGCCAAGTTGCGAAAGCTGTTTGACGATAATTTTGAGACCGACGACGAAGTCCTATTATGCGGCGATATCAACGTCGCTCCGCATGAGATGGACGTTTGGAACCCGCAGCTTTGGCGTAACAAAATGCATTTTTCGAAGCCGGAACGGGACGCGATCCTGGATCTGAAAAAATGGGGTTTCGTCGACCTTTTTCGACAATTGAACGGCAGCGAACGTGAGTTTTCGTGGTGGAGCAATTTTCATCATGATTTTGAAAAGGATCGCGGACTTCGCATTGACCACATCTGGGCCTCGCCCCCGTTGGCTGAGGTCTGTACTGATTGCTGGATAGATAAAGGGCCTCGCGGATTGGAAAAGCCAAGCGACCACGCTCCGGTTGTGGCGGAATTCAATATTTAAAGAATCTATGCTGCGTTTGATCCGAAAAACTATTTTCCTCACCGGCTGCTTTGTCATATCGGCGTCAGCCTCATTTGCACAAAGCCCGCCCGTCGATATCAACTCGCCCAAAGTAAAACGGGCTCTCGAATTCATAAGATCCATCGAGCCCGAGACCATCGAGGAACAGATCAAAACTGCCGAGATCCCGGCACCGACATTCAAAGAAGGCAACAGAGCGAAATACTACAAGCAGAGGTTCACCGAGCTAGGCCTTTCAAACGTGCGGATCGACGCGGTTGGAAACGTGATAGGCGAGCGGTCTGGAACCGATCCGTCGCAAACGCTCGTGATCGCGGCGCATCTCGACACAGTTTTTCCCGAAGGAACAGATGTAAAGGTCAGGCGGAACGGCAACATCCTCACGGGGCCCGGAATTGGCGACGACGCTAGAGGTTTGGCGGTGATACTTGCCATCGTCAGAGCGTTGAATGAAGCCAGAATTGAGACGAAAGGAAACATGATCTTCGTCGCCGACGTTGGCGAGGAAGGCCTCGGTAACCTAAATGGCGTTGGGCACATTGTGAAAGAGGAACTCAAGGGCAAGATCACGCATTTCATCGGCCTTGACGCGTCCGGTTATGACATCGTGAACCGCGAGATCGGCAGCAATCGATATCGTGTGACTTTTCGCGGGCCGGGCGGGCACAGCTATTTCGAATTCGGGCGTCCAAGCGCTATCCATGCCCTCGGCCGGGCCATTGATAAGATTGCAAAATTAACTGTGCTAAAAGATCCGCGAACGACCTACAATGTCGGTAAGATCGAAGGCGGCACAACGGTAAACTCGATCGCCCAGACAGCTTCTATGGAAGTCGATCTGCGGTCGATCAGTGCAGGCGAATTGGAAAAACTTGATGCGAATTTCAAAAAAGCCGTGCAAAGGTCGCTCGAAGAGGAAAACTCGTCGAAGACCGATGCGGCGAGGCTGACCGTCGAGATCCAGATGATCGGTCAGCGTCCTGTCGGGCTGCAAGCTCCGGATGCACCGATCGTTCAGGCAATACTCGCCGCTGACAAGGCTCTCGGCATCACGCCGAACCTGACCGCGAGCAGCACGGATTCGGGAATGCCGATGCGGTTTGGGATTCCGGCGGTGACGATCGGCTCGGGCGGCAAGTGGCAGGGAATGCATTCGGTTGGCGAGATTTTTGACTCTACGGACAGCTATCTTGGTACGCAGCGCGTATTGACGGCTATACTGGCGATTATTGGGATGAAGAAGTAGTTGGAGAAATTATGAACTTGTTTGGTCGAATTTCAACTCTGATCCTGGTCTGCCTGGTTATCGTTTCCTCGGCAGCTGCGCAGAAAAAACCGGCGGCCTTTAGCACGAGCGGCTATTACGAGGGGATAAAGATGTCTAGCCGTGAATCCGGCGACTCTTACGGCATCTCGATCTACCTGACGCAGTCGGCTAACGATACATTTGCACTCGTGACCGAGGCACCGGGCGGTACGATCAATAGCCCCGTCCTGGTCAAAGCGAAAATGACGGGAAAGGACATGCGCACCATCGAATTCACCCTTCCCGGCGATAATGGGGATCGCCAGTTCAAGGGAATCGTAGCGGCAGCCTCTTTGACCACGAAATACTTCGACAAAAAGATCGTGCTCAAGCGCGCGTGCGGCGGGACGTTCAGCAACATATCGACAGGCAGCGGCGGCGATGTCGGCGGGATGGAGTTTTACATTACCGACAGCGGCGGCAACTGGTTCGTGCTTGCTGCTGAAGCGGAAGGCGAGCTGAAGGATCCGGTCCTCGTTCCCGCTGAAGTCACCGGCAAAAACTACGACAAGATCTCATTCAGCCTCGGCGACCGCAAATTCACCGGCACGAGAGGAACGACCGTGCTGACCCTCAATGAGGGCGGAACCAAAACGGTTTTCAAGCAGAAATGCTACAAATAGCGAGAAACATTATGAACAAAATGAAATTGAGAGCGATCCCACTCGCGATGTTCGTTTTTTGCATGAGCATTGCCATTAATGCTCAAAGCCCGGCGCCAGTTGTCCAGAATAAATGCGCGAAATTAAAGATGGCCGCAGGCGAAGAAGACGCCGATATGGGCGGAAAGCGTTATCAGAAGTTCATTTTCACAAATATGTCGGATCAACCGTGCACACTCAGGGGGTTTCCGACGTTTGTTGTCCTGAACAAGGCAGGACAGGCTCTCGCGAACGGCAAGGCGAAATACAGCAACGATTATCCGAACGGCTTGGCAGAAAGTGACCGCAAACCTGTTGCTGTAACACTCGAGCCCGGTAAAACGGCATGGTTTCAGATCTATTACAACGATGGTATGGCTCTAGATCACAAAGGCCCGTATCCAAAAGCTTACAAATTCCTCATTACCGCCCCGAAAGGCGATAAGGCGTTTGTGACGAGAACCGATATTCAGCCCTGCTGCGGCATAACCGTCGGATCGATCCGTGGTGATGAGCCGGAATAAAAAACAATTGCTCCAAAAAATTTAACCGCAGGTGACGTAGATAACGCAGATCTCCATCGATTTTCAGTGATCTATCTGCGTTATCCGCGCGCCGGATTTCCGTGGCCAAAAAAAGATGGTTCGCATTACGTGTCGTCATACAATCGAAATCATGGCATATTCGCGTGTTGTGGATATGCGTGGCGGCGTATGTTAGGTTCGAAACAAAACCGTAAAAGCTCAAAATACCTATGCGTTTAAAACAACTTACCGCTCTTAGTCTTATTTCCTTGATCCTTGCCAGTTCGATCGCTGCGCAAGAGCCGGTCGATGCCGCGATGAATGCAAAGATCCGCGACGAAGGCCTCAACCGGTCACAGGTTTTGAAAACCTTTGAGCATTTTACCGAGGTGATCGGGCCAAGATTGACCGGTTCGCCGGCGGCTAAGACGGCGGCGGCGTATTCGCAGTCGCGGTTGAAGGAGTGGGGATTGAGCGATCCACGGCTTGAGCCGTGGGAATTCGGCCGCGGCTGGACGCTGGAAAAGCAGACGGTCGAAATGATCGAGCCTCGCTATATGCCGCTCGTTGGTTACGCCGAGGCTTGGTCCGCATCGACTGCGGGTGAGATCGTGGCCACACCAGTTCTTGTTGGCAATAAAACTGCCGCCGATCTCGAAAAAATGAAAGGCCAGCTCAAGGGTGCTATCGTATTGAGCCAGCCGCTGCAGGATTCGTTCGAGCGGATCGACCGCAAGCAGCCGACGGCGTTCGAAGAAGCCGTGCCGATCGGCCAGCCGCGTCCACCTCAAGGTTCTTCACCATTCATCACACCGGCCGCGATGAATAAAGCCTTATTTGAAACAGGTGCAGGCGTCATCCTTCGGCCGAATCGCGGGGAACACGGCACGATGTTCATCCTCGGCCGCGACAATGCCGAAGCGGCGATGCCGAGCGTGATACTCAGCGCCGAGCATTACAACATGATCGTCCGCATGCTCGAACTCGGTGTGAAGGTAAAGCTGCGGGTCAACGTGCAGACCAAATATCACACAGAGGACAAAAATGGATACAACGTCCTCGCCGAACTTCCAGGCTCAGATCTCAAGGACGAGACCGTAATGATAGGAGCACATCTCGATTCGTGGCATTCCGGAACTGGTGCGGCCGACAACGCCGATGGATCTGCCGCCGCTCTCGAAGCAATGAGAATACTTAAAGCTATCGGGGCGAAACCGCGACGCACGATCAAGGTCGCTATCTGGAGCGGTGAGGAGCAAGGATTATTCGGTTCGCAGAGGTGGGTAACAAAAAACTTAGCAGGAGATGCGAACAAAGCCGCGAGAGAAAAATTTGACGTCTATTTCAACCAGGATCCGGGCAGCGGGCCGATCTATGGCTGGTATCTTGAGAATAACTCAGCCGTAAAACCTATCTTCGACGCCTGGCTGGAGCCATTCAGAGACCTCGGTGCGCGTAAGAACATCATTCAGCCCATAGGCAGCACCGACCACGTATCATTCAACCGTGCCGGCGTCCTGGGCTTTAACGCCGTCCAGAACTACGACCTCTACGACACGCGGGTGCATCATACGAATATGGACACCTTCGAACGTGTGAGCGAAAATGATCTTAAGCAATCGGCTATTGTCCTCGCGTCCTTTGCTTATCATGCTGCAATGCGGGCAGAAAGGATCCCCGCCGGATCAGTAAAATAATCGGCCTTGCCCGATCCCGGATGTTTATGCGACCAATTCTTATCATCGTATCTCTTTTTATTTGCAGCCTCGCGGCTCCTGCGCAGAAGCGTGTCGAAACTGGTTTTCTAAACAGGTCTCTTGTTCTCAATAAGCTTGAGTACCGCTATCAGGTCTATGTGCCTCGTGAATTCTCCAAGGCACAAAAATGGCCGGTGATCGTAGCTCTTCATGGGGGCGGCGAATATGGAAACGATGGTCTAAAGCAAACGCAGGTTGGCCTGGCGACTGCAGTTCGCCTTCATCCGGAACGGTTTCCCGCGATAATCGTCTTTCCTCAGGCTAAACCTGACGGCACGCCCGGCTGGCAGCTCGATGGCGGAAAAGCCGCTATGCAGGCGCTGGATAATGCTGTCAAGGAATTTAATGGCGACCGGTCGCGCCTTTACCTGACGGGTTATTCTGCGGGCGGAAACGGAACATGGTTTCTTGGCTCAAGATACGCCGACAGATTTGCGGCGCTCGTCGTCGTATGCGGATTTGTATCCGACTTTAAGAGCCCGTCAAACGGCATTATGTACCCGGCAATAATTCCGTCGGTCAGCCGCGGAGAAATATACCCGAGTCTCGCCGCCAAGGTTGCTCGCATACCGATCTGGATCTTGCACGGGAACAAGGACGATATAGTCTTGCCGGAAGATTCCCGTCAGATGGAGGCGGCCCTCAAGAAGGTCGGGGCCGACGTTCGCTACACCGAGATCCCTGGAGCCAATCACAACGCCTGGGATCCATCTTACGGAAGGGCCGACGTCATCGAATGGATGTTGAAACAGCGAAAGTAATAGATTACCTCCGCGAAACCTATCGCTTTAATAGTTCACGGATACGCTTTAATAGCTGCGGCATCAGCGTGGTAGTTTTTAGCAGCGAGCCAGACGCAAACTTGGTCGCAAATCCGCGGAATGTTTCGACCGCGGTAGCAGAATAAGGCATCCACCACGCATCTGGCAGCAAGGCGAGTTTGTTGATGTGAATATGCTGGGGCTGGACGAGTTCCATCAGGCCTTCGCGACCGTGGGTGCGGCCGAGGCCGGAATTTTTGAAGCCGCCCCACGGCGTTTGGCCGATGCCGTGGGTGTACAGAACTTCGTTGATGCAGACCGAGCCGGCTTCGATCTGACGTGCGACGCGTTCGCCTTTGGCACGGTCGCGGGTCCAGACGCTGGCGGTAAGGCCGAATTCGCTGTCGTTGGCAAGGCGGATCGCTTCTTCCTCGGTAGAAAACGTCGCTATCGGCAGCGTCGGGCCGAACGTTTCTTCCTGCATCGCGCGCATATCGTTGTTGGCGTTTGTAATGACGGTTGGTTCGTAGAAAAGGCCTTCGAATTCGGGATTGCGTCTTCCGCCGATCTCAATTTTTGCTCCAGAAGCACGGAAATCCTCGACGTGATCCTCGACGATCTTGATCTGCCGTTCTGATGACATTGCTCCGACCGAAACGTCCTCACGATCGCCAAATCCCTGCTTGAGTCGTTTTGTTTTTTCCACGATCTTCCGCGTAAGTTCCGCTGCGACACTTTCCTGCACGTAAAGCCGCTCTACCGATGAGCAAGACTGGCCGCTGTTACAAAACGCTCCCCAGACGGCGGCTCTGGCAGCAAGTTCGAGATTGGCGTCAGCGAAGACGATCATCGGGTCCTTGCCGCCGAGTTCGAGCACGACGGAAGTGAGATTCTTTGCGGCCGCAGCCGCGATCTTTTTTCCAGTGGCGACCGAGCCGGTGAACATTATTTTGTCAGGAGCCGCTTCGACGAGGGCGGCCCCGGTCGAGCCGTCGCCGGTCACGACCTGAACCGCGTTCTGCGGAAATCCGGCTTTCTCAAATATATCGCGGATCTTTACCCCCACGAGCGGCGTTAGTTCTGACGGCTTGATCACAACCGTATTTCCGGCCATCAAAGCCATGACAGCTTCGCCGAGCGGAATCGAAAACGGATAATTCCACGCCGGAATTATCCCCACAACGCCGAGAGGCTGATAGATGATCTTCGACGAGCGGCCCATCAGTGCGTAGAGCCCGATGCCGATTTTTGCTGGCTTTAAAAGCTTTTCCGTGTTCCGCGCAAAATACTGCATCAGATCTAGAACCGGTGCGATCTCCATCGCGATCGCCTCGCCGAAGGGCTTCCCGGATTCTCGCGAGATCAGGTGAGCGATCTCGTCGACCTCAGCTAGTATCACCTCGCGGGCACGCATCATCAGATCGCGTCTGGCGGCAAATGAAGTCTGTCGCCATTCACGAGAAGCAGCACGCGAAAGAGTGACCGCTTTCTGGACATCTTCAGCCGACGAAATGCGTACGCGGCCGACCTCTTCGCCGGTTGCGGGGTTGTAGGAAATTATCGTCTTTTCTGCGGAGTCGGCTGTAGCGATCATGGTTGTGTTACTTCCTCTCACAAGGTCTTCCGGCTGCTTCTTTGGTCGTTCCGCGTTGGATCGTGCTGTCGAGCTTGTTTCCGCAAATGACGGCGGCTTTATGATCGTTGCTGATGTTACCCTTCTGAGCGTGCGAGAGCGTGTTGTTGCGGATGATATTTCCGCCCTTGTCATAATCTGCCGCGTCGCTTTTGAGCTTGACGTTGACGCCGAAGCTCTCGGTTATCAGGTTTCCCTCGACTACATTATTATCACCGCGAAGCTCGACATTGCTACCCGAGAATTCAGCGGGCTCCAGATTATACCGGCATTCATTGCCCGCGAAAACGTTGCGGTTGGCGTTTTCCTTTACGTTAAAACATTCTGAGCCGTAGGTGTTGATGATGTTTCGCCTCGCGATATTGTTATTCGACGTATCATTTGCGTACATCGGCTGAGTTGTCGATTTCGGGCTCGTGCCGATGTAGATCGCTTCGCCATTATGGTATCTGAAGCTGTCTACCCCTCGGTCTTTGGTAAACATTCCACAGTATTCGATCACGGAATCCGATATCTCGTTATGATGAGCGCCGTTGCGTAGGCGGATGCACTCACCGCCGGCACCGCGCAGATACATGTTCATGATCTTGATGCCGGTCAGGTATCTGGTCGCATCGTCGCTGCCGATGTAGATAAGCTTGCTGTCCTTGATGATCGACCGATTTTCGTCCTTAAATGCAGTGACCTTTGACGGGTCGGTCGGATACGCTTTTCCCGCTAACGCCTCCTGGCCGTCGATCGCAAAACCTTCGAACCTGTAATAGCTGTGATCGATATTCACTATTCGGCCAGATCCGTAAAGGATGGTTTTGTAACGCCTATCCTTCGACTTGGCATTGTCGCCGCCGCGAACGACGATCGGAGCGGCTTCGGAGCCGTTGATTCTTGTCGTGAGCGTTTCGTGGTAGATGCCGGGCGAGAGATCAATGCTGGTCCCGGGCTTCGCCACGTCAAGGGCGTGTTGGATGGTCCTGAAAGCGGTCTTCGCGGTTTTGCCGTCGTGCTTGTCGTCACCAGCGGGCGAAACATAAATCGTTTTTTGTGCGGAAGCAGAACACGCTAAGGTGACAACTAGTAGGATCGTAAAAACAAGGTTTGGAAAAAACTTCATTCAGCCCAGATTATAACGCAATTTGGCAGGGTATGCTCAGCAAGTGCACCACCGCGTCGAAAATAGTCCTTGACAAGCTTTGTGCCGATGGTTATTCTGCTGAAGAGGTAAAATACCGAATGATTGACGGCATAGACGAACAAATACTAACGATACTACAAAACGATGCGCGTATTTCGAACGCCGAGATCGCGAGGCAGATCGGGCTGGCTCCTTCGGCGGTATTGGAGCGGATTCGCAAATTAGAGGACCGCGGCATCATTCGCGGTTATCGTACTGAGATCGATCCGCGGGCGGTCGAATTTGGGCTGACGGTCTTTGTCACGGTGAAGACCAGTGAATGCGGAAGCGAAGCCGAAGAGGCTCTCGCGGCGATCCCAGAGGTGCTTGAGGTCCACGATGTCGCTGGCGAAGACTGCTTTTTGCTTAAGATCCGTACCAAAGATACTGACGCGCTAACAAAACTACATCGCGAAAAAATAAGGACGATACCGAGCGTGGTCAGCACGAAAACCATCGTCGTTCTGCAAACATACAAGGAAACGACCGCTTTGCATCTGGAAGGTAAAGCACGCAAGGGGTGAAGTGATGAGCGCGGTTAGAACAGCAGATGAAAAACAGAAACTGATCTTTTTGATCGCAGCATTCGCGGCGGTTTATTTGATCTGGGGATCCACATATCTTGCGATCAAATATGCGATCGAGACGCTGCCGACGTTTCTGATGGCGGGAGTTCGATTCCTGATCGCGGGCGGCATTTTGTACGGCTTCGCACGTTTGTCGCCAAGCTACGAAAAGCCTAAGGCGGTTCATTGGCGGACAAGCTTCATTGTTGGAGCGCTTTTGCTTGGCGTTGGAAACGGAGCAGTTGTTGTTGCCGAACATTATATTTCATCGAGCATGACGGCTTTGCTCATCGCCTCGAATCCATTTTGGATGGTGACGCTTGGTTGGATGTTCATGGGCCGCGGAAAGCCTAATTACAAGGTAACGCTTGGCCTGCTTATCGGATTTATCGGCGTCGCATTGCTTATTCTCGGCCGCCCGGACGCAGTGGGAGCGAGCGGCAATTCGCAATGGTTTGGCATCTTTATGGTCGTTATAGCAACGATCGGTTGGGCGTTCGGTTCGTTGTACGGAGCGACGGCTCCAACCGCGAGATCCAACGTCCTCGCCGCCGGAATGCAGATGCTGGCCGGCGGATTGATCCTGACGGTCGTCAGCGCGATCGCCGGTGAATGGCAAACATTCGATTACCGGGCAGTTTCGTCCACGTCATGGATAGCTCTGGCGTATCTGATATTTGTCGGTGCGTTGGTCGCCTATACTGCATATAGCTGGCTGATGCAGAATGCTTCCGCGTCGGCAGTTTCGACGTATGCTTATGTCAATCCGGTCGTGGCGGTCTTCCTCGGATGGATCATCGCCGGCGAATCGCTCACCGCTCAGATGCTGATCGGAGCCGCGATCATCGTCGTATCCGTGATGCTCGTCACGGCAAATAATAAGAAGAAACTTCAACCTAAAGAGGTCGAGATCCACGAATCGCTTACACCGACAAGCACCACTGCTTCAGCAGCAGCTTAAAAACGAAGAGGAAATTATGGCAACAGGAACATACAAAGCAACAGTTCGATACGCCGGTGACGATTTTTTCATCGGCACACCGCCGAGCGGACACGCTCAGCTAATGGACGCCAACGGCGAACGCAAAGCCGCCCCGACGCCGCTCGAGAATCTCCTCGTCGCCGTCGCCGGATGTACCGCATTCGACGTCGAGTCGATCCTGAAGAAAAAACGTCAGGATGTTACCGACTACCGCGTCGAGATCGAAGGCTGGCGTCGCGACGAAATGCCGAAGGCCTTTATCAAGCTCCACATCAAACACATCGTTACCGGCCGCAATATTTCAGAAAAGGCGGTCGCCGATGCTATCAGACTGTCGGACGAAACCTATTGTTCGGTCGCCGCAACGGTCAAGCCGACGGCTGAGATCACGACGAGTTACGAGATCGTGTTAGAACCCGCTGCGTAAGCAGTAAAAAGAAAATTAACCGCAGATAAACGGGGATGAGCGCAGATCAGAAAATATGATCTGCGCTCATCCGCGTTTATCTGCGGTGAAATTCTTTCGGGTTCGTCCGTCCGCCGCGAAGCTCTAGCCGAGCATTTTCTCGATCACACCATAGCTCGCTTCGATCGCTTCGCTCAATCTATACGGCTCCGTGCCGCCGCCTTCGGCCATGTCGGCTTTTCCGCCGCCGCGTCCGCCGACGATCGGGGCGATCTCGCGGATGATGTCGCCTGCCCTGACCTTTCCCGTAAGGTCGTCGGATACACGGACGATCAGGCCGACCTTGCCTTCGTCAGAGCGTCCGATGATAACGACGCCGGATTTGAGACGAGCTAGCAGTGTGTCTGAAAGCTGACGCGTACCATTCGCATCGAGCCCGTCAACTTGTTTTGCCAAAACCGTTACGCCGTTGATCTCACGCGGTTCGTTCTGCTCGCCGCCGTCTGCACCTTGAGCACCGAGAGCCATTTTGAGCTTTAGCTCATCCATTTCCTTGCGGGTCTTTTTGAGCTCTTCCTGCAGGCGAGCGATCGCGTTCGGCAGGTTGTCACGCTGAGTGTTGAGTTCGTGCAGGCTGCGTTCGATGAGGCGTTCATCTTCGCGGAAGCGTGAGAACGCGTCAAAGCCGGTGATCGCACGAATACGACGCACGCCGGAAGCGATCGCTTCGTCGCCGGTGATCTTAAAGCTGCCGATGTCGCCAGTTGCGCGGACGTGAGTTCCGCCGCATAGTTCTTTCGAGAAAACGCCGTCGCCAACACTCAAAACGCGTACCGCCGAACCATATTTCTCACCAAACAAAGCCATCGCCCCGCAGGCCATAGCTTCCTCGATCGCCATGACGTTTGTGTTGACCGGATCGTTTTTAAGAATGTAACGATTCACCAGGTCCTCGACCTCGGCGATCTCATCGGCGGTCATCGGCTGGTAATGGGTAAAATCGAACCGCAAAACGCTCGGCCCGACGACCGAACCCGCCTGTTTCACATGCGTTCCCAAAACTTCTCTCAATGCTGCATGAACGAGGTGCGTGGCGGTATGATTTCGCCGCGTCGCATCGCGTTTCTCGGCGTCGACCGTCGCGACGACCTCGTCACCGACCTCGAGCGAGCCAGCGAGTATCGAGACCTTGTGTATGATCAATCCCGAAACAGGTGAATAAGTGTCGGAAACGGTCGCTTTCGAAGCAACACCGCCCGTTTTTATCATCCCGCCGCTTTCGTCGCCCTTGCTAAAGGTCGTTTTCACGATAACGCCGGTATCGC
Protein-coding sequences here:
- a CDS encoding DUF1565 domain-containing protein, giving the protein MKFFPNLVFTILLVVTLACSASAQKTIYVSPAGDDKHDGKTAKTAFRTIQHALDVAKPGTSIDLSPGIYHETLTTRINGSEAAPIVVRGGDNAKSKDRRYKTILYGSGRIVNIDHSYYRFEGFAIDGQEALAGKAYPTDPSKVTAFKDENRSIIKDSKLIYIGSDDATRYLTGIKIMNMYLRGAGGECIRLRNGAHHNEISDSVIEYCGMFTKDRGVDSFRYHNGEAIYIGTSPKSTTQPMYANDTSNNNIARRNIINTYGSECFNVKENANRNVFAGNECRYNLEPAEFSGSNVELRGDNNVVEGNLITESFGVNVKLKSDAADYDKGGNIIRNNTLSHAQKGNISNDHKAAVICGNKLDSTIQRGTTKEAAGRPCERK
- a CDS encoding OsmC family protein, giving the protein MATGTYKATVRYAGDDFFIGTPPSGHAQLMDANGERKAAPTPLENLLVAVAGCTAFDVESILKKKRQDVTDYRVEIEGWRRDEMPKAFIKLHIKHIVTGRNISEKAVADAIRLSDETYCSVAATVKPTAEITTSYEIVLEPAA
- a CDS encoding prolyl oligopeptidase family serine peptidase — translated: MRPILIIVSLFICSLAAPAQKRVETGFLNRSLVLNKLEYRYQVYVPREFSKAQKWPVIVALHGGGEYGNDGLKQTQVGLATAVRLHPERFPAIIVFPQAKPDGTPGWQLDGGKAAMQALDNAVKEFNGDRSRLYLTGYSAGGNGTWFLGSRYADRFAALVVVCGFVSDFKSPSNGIMYPAIIPSVSRGEIYPSLAAKVARIPIWILHGNKDDIVLPEDSRQMEAALKKVGADVRYTEIPGANHNAWDPSYGRADVIEWMLKQRK
- a CDS encoding EamA family transporter; protein product: MSAVRTADEKQKLIFLIAAFAAVYLIWGSTYLAIKYAIETLPTFLMAGVRFLIAGGILYGFARLSPSYEKPKAVHWRTSFIVGALLLGVGNGAVVVAEHYISSSMTALLIASNPFWMVTLGWMFMGRGKPNYKVTLGLLIGFIGVALLILGRPDAVGASGNSQWFGIFMVVIATIGWAFGSLYGATAPTARSNVLAAGMQMLAGGLILTVVSAIAGEWQTFDYRAVSSTSWIALAYLIFVGALVAYTAYSWLMQNASASAVSTYAYVNPVVAVFLGWIIAGESLTAQMLIGAAIIVVSVMLVTANNKKKLQPKEVEIHESLTPTSTTASAAA
- a CDS encoding aldehyde dehydrogenase family protein; translated protein: MIATADSAEKTIISYNPATGEEVGRVRISSAEDVQKAVTLSRAASREWRQTSFAARRDLMMRAREVILAEVDEIAHLISRESGKPFGEAIAMEIAPVLDLMQYFARNTEKLLKPAKIGIGLYALMGRSSKIIYQPLGVVGIIPAWNYPFSIPLGEAVMALMAGNTVVIKPSELTPLVGVKIRDIFEKAGFPQNAVQVVTGDGSTGAALVEAAPDKIMFTGSVATGKKIAAAAAKNLTSVVLELGGKDPMIVFADANLELAARAAVWGAFCNSGQSCSSVERLYVQESVAAELTRKIVEKTKRLKQGFGDREDVSVGAMSSERQIKIVEDHVEDFRASGAKIEIGGRRNPEFEGLFYEPTVITNANNDMRAMQEETFGPTLPIATFSTEEEAIRLANDSEFGLTASVWTRDRAKGERVARQIEAGSVCINEVLYTHGIGQTPWGGFKNSGLGRTHGREGLMELVQPQHIHINKLALLPDAWWMPYSATAVETFRGFATKFASGSLLKTTTLMPQLLKRIRELLKR
- a CDS encoding Lrp/AsnC family transcriptional regulator, with product MIDGIDEQILTILQNDARISNAEIARQIGLAPSAVLERIRKLEDRGIIRGYRTEIDPRAVEFGLTVFVTVKTSECGSEAEEALAAIPEVLEVHDVAGEDCFLLKIRTKDTDALTKLHREKIRTIPSVVSTKTIVVLQTYKETTALHLEGKARKG